The genomic window CGCCGACAAGCGCGCCGGCCTGTTCGGCGAGCTGATCACGCGCATCTCGTCGGGCGCGCTCACCCTGCCGGTCGCCGCGACCTACGATCTCGGCGAGATCACGGCCGCCGTCGCCGCCAACGCCGAACCCGGCCGCGTCGGCAAGGTGCTGCTGAGCGCCTGACGGGGCTGCTCGCGCGGCCGGCTCACGCGCCCGCGTCGGCCAGGTGCGCCTCGAGCGCGTCCAGCGCGGGGCGCTGCCCCTTCACGAGCTTCTCGCGGGCGTCGGGCAGCGGCATCCACTCGACTCTGTCGACCTCCGGGAACGAAGCGGTCCTCCCCGACCTCGGCGGCCATTCCAGCTCGAACTCGCCGAACGCGAGGCCGTCGAGCGCGAAGCCCGAGCCGTCGGCGACGAACACCGTGACGCGCTTGCCCGACGAATAGGCGAACGTGCCGAGCTCGGCGAACGGACCATCGGGCGGGTCGATCCCGAGCTCCTCACGGAACTCGCGCCGCGCGGCGTCGAGCGCCGGCTCGTCGCCCTCGTCGTACTCGCCCTTCGGGATCGACCAGGCGCCGGCATCCTTCGCCGCCCAGAACGGCCCGCCCATGTGCGCGATGAGCACGACGGGGTCGGGGCCGAGCCGGTAGAGGAGGATGCCGGCGCTCGTGGTCGCCATGCGGCAGAGGCTAGACGACGCGCGTCTTCGGCGACACCGTGTACGTGTCCTCGGCGTCGTCGCAGACGGCGCCCGCGAGCGCGGTGTCGATGGCCGCCATGGTGTCGGCGTCGAGCACGACTCCGGAGGCCTTCACGGTGTCGGCGAGCTGCTCGGGACGGGATGCCCCCACCAGCGCCGCCGCGACGTTCTTGTTCTGCAGCACCCACGCGATCGCGAGCTGCGGCATCGTGAGACCCGCGTCGGCCGCGATGGGCTTGAGCCGCTGCACGGCCTCGAGCACCTCGTCGCGCAGGAAGCTCTTGATGAAGTTCGCACCGCTCTTCTCGTCGGTCGCACGCGAGCCCTCGGGGAGCGGCTGACCCGGAAGGTACTTCCCGCTGAGCACGCCCTGCGCCATCGGCGACCAGACGATCTGCGAGATCCCGAGCTCCTCCGACGCGGGCACGACCTTGCCCTCGATCACGCGCCACAGCATCGAGTACTGGGGCTGGTTCGAGATCAGCTGGATACCGTACGACGTGGCGAGGGCGTGACCCTCGCGCAGCTGCTCGGCCGTCCACTCCGAGACGCCGATGTAGAGGGCCTTGCCCTGGCGCACGATGTCGGCGAACGCCTGGAACGTCTCCTCGATCGGGGTCTCGTAGTCGTAGCGGTGTGCCTGGTAGAGGTCGACGTAGTCGGTGCCGAGACGGTGCAGCGAGCCGTTGATCGACTCCATGATGTGCTTGCGGCTCAGGCCGGTGTCGTTCGCGCCGCGGGGCCCGGTCGGCCAGTAGACCTTGGTGAAGATCTCCAGCGACTCGCGGCGGCGCCCGGCGAGCGCCTTGCCGAGGACGGTCTCGGCCGCGGTGTTCGCATACACGTCGGCGGTGTCGAACGTCGTGATGCCGGCATCCAGTGCCGCGTGCACGGTCGCGATCGCCGCACTGTCGTCGACCTGCGAGCCGTGCGTCACCCAGTTGCCGTACGTGATCTCCGAGACCTTGAGACCACTGTTGCCGAGATACCGATAGTTGACCATCCCTCCACGCTAGCGGCGCGCGGGCGGCCCTCGGGCCGGGCGAAGCGTCCGCGGCGGGACGGCCGCTGTCCACAGGTGTCGCGGGACCGTAGCGCAACCCTCACCCCCGGTGAGATAGTGACAGCAGGATCACGACATCGGCCCCCGCGAAGGCTTGTGTCGAAGGGAGTTCTGGGGAAGCGGGTCGTATGGCAGCTCGCGTTGCGGCGTCCGACCTCGTCCCCCGCCTGCTCGTCGAGCACGGTGGGCCGGCGGGGCGTCATCTGCGCGTCGAGGGCACCGCCGTACTGATCGACATCTCCGGCTTCACGACCCTCTCCGAGCAGCTCGCCGCGGCGGGCCGCGAAGGCACGGAGCAGCTCATCGCGACCCTCTCGCGCATCTTCACGGTGCTGCTCCCCGCGACCGACGACGGCGGCGACATCCTCAAGTTCGCCGGCGATGCGCTGTTCGTGCTGTTCCGCGGCGAGGACCACGCCAAGCATGCCGCCCACGCCGCGTGGAACATGAACCGCGTGCTCGCCGCGATCGGCGACATCCACCTCCCGGCGGCGCGCGCGCGGCTGCGGATGTCGGTGGGCGTCCACACCGGCACGTTCGAGCTCCTCCTCACCGGGACGGACTCGGTCAGCGTGGTGCTCGCGGGTGCCGCGACGGACCGCGTTCTCGAACTGCAAGGCGCCGCCGAGGCGGGCCGCATCCTCGTGAGCGCCGAGACCGCCGCGCTGCTGCCGCCCAAGCAGACCGCCGCCGAAGACGGGGTCGACGAGGGGTTCCGTCTGCTGCGTGCCGGGACGGTGCAGGCGCATTCGCTCCTGGCCCTCAATACGGGCGCGGCGACGGGCGGCGACCGCTTCCTTCCGAAGGCGTTCCGCCAGCGTCCCGACCTGCTGGCCGCCGAGCCCGACCACCGCTGGGCCGCGATCGCCTTCGTGCAGGCAACGGGCCTCCCGCCCGCGCCGGGCGACGACGACCTCGCCCGGATCGACGCTCTCACGGCCGTGGTCGAAGGCGCCCTGGCCGACACCGGCGCGACCCTCCTCGACGTCGACCCCGCCATCGGCGGCTACCGCTACTTCCTCACGGCGGGGTCGCCGACGACCACCGAAGACCCCGAGGGGCGCCTCCTCACAGCCGTCCAGCGGATCGTCGCGAGCGACACCGGGCTGTCGGTGCGCGCGGGCGTCGCAAGCGGCCGCGTGTTCTCGGGCTTCGTCGGCGCCATGCACCGCCAGACGTTCACCGTGATGGGCGACACCACGAATCTGGCCGCGCGGCTGACCGCGCGCGCTCTCCCCGGCACCGTGCTCGTCACGCGCGCCGCCCTCGATCGCTCCACGGTCGTGTTCGACGCCGAGGACGGCGGCGAGATCACCGTCAAAGGCAAGACCGAGCAGATCCCCGTCGCGGTGGTCACGGCGGCAGGTCGACGCCCCGAGGGCGTGATCGGCGACATCCCGTTCCTCGGACGCGACGCCGAGCTCGGGCAGCTCATCGCGCTCCGGGATGCCGCGGCCACAGGCTTCGGCGGATCGATCACGGTCTCCGGGGGCGCCGGCGTCGGCAAGTCCCGCCTCATGGCCGAGGCCGTCGAGCACAGTCCGCTGCCGGTGCTGCGAGTCAACGGCGACCGCTTCGCCGGCGCGGCGTACCGCGCTCTCCAGTCGCTGCTGCGGCCACTGCTCGGCATCGCGGCCGAGGCTCCCGCCGACGCCGCGGGCGTCGCGCTCGTCGACGCCGTCGCCCGGACCCGCCCGGCCCTGGTGATGTGGGTGCCGCTGCTCGCGCCGATGGTCGGCGCCGAGGTGGAGTCGACCCCGGCGGTCGACGCGCTCGACGACGCGTTCCGCGCGGAGCGCGCCCACGCCGTGCTGGGGCGCCTTCTCGAAGACTTTCTCCCTCAGCCCACGTGCATCCTCATCGACGACGCGCACTGGGTCGACGAGGCATCCGCCGCGGCCTTCGCTCACGTGTTCTCGGGCGACGTGCCGCATGCCGTGCTCGTCGGACGCCGCGAGGCCGAGGGCGGGCTGGTCCTGCCTGGACGCACCATCGAGCTCGGCGGCCTGACGGAGGATGCGGCATCCGATCTGGTCGAGGCGATCGCCGGTCATGCGCTTCTGCCCTCCGACGTGGCGCCGATCGTGGCGCGCGCCGACGGCAACCCCCTCTACCTCACGGAGCTCTCCGCCGCGTTCGCCTCCGGCAGCGAGACGCTCGGCATCGAGCATCTCGTGGGCGAGCGCATCGACGCCCTCGCCGAGCAGGAGCGCGCCGTCGTGCGCCGGTCGGCCGTGCTCGGCTGGGGCGTTCCGGTGGGCCTGTTCGTCCGCTGGGTGGGCCCGCTCGAGCTGGCCGAATCGGAGGGCGTGTCGGGATTCCTCGAACGCCTCGAGGACTCGGTGCGGTTCCGCAGCCCTCTGTTCCGCGATGTCGCCTACGAGCAGCTGAACTTCCAGACCCGGCGCGAGCTGCACCGCGCGATCGCCGCGGCGCTCGAGGCAGAGCCCGAGCTCGCGGCCGGGCCGGTCGAGCCGATGCTCGCCATGCACTACGAGGCCGCGGGCGACCTCGTCCACACCTGGCAGGCCGCAGGGGCGACCGCCCGCGCCGCCGAGGAGGCGTTCGCCGTCGAGGATGCGGTCGCCGCCTACCGCGTCGCCGTCGCGGCGGCCGGACGCACACGTCCGCAGCCGCCCCAGCTCGCGAGTCTGTGGCGCGGGCTGGCCCGCACCGCGGTCGCGAGCGGACGCGCCGGCGAGGGGCTGGAGGCGCTCGACAGGGCCAGGGCGCTGACGGGCGACGCGCTCGAGCGCGGCCGGATCGACCAGGACCGCGCGTACGCGCTGAACGTCCTCGGCCGGCCCGCCGACGCCGCGGCCGCGCTGCGCACGGCGCGCCGCGCCGCCACGCGCGCGGGCGACGAAGGACGCGCGCTGCTCGCCAGTCTCTCGGTGACCGAGTCCGGGGTGCGGCTGCGACAGGCGAAGTGGACCGATGCGCAGCTCCTGGCCCAGGACGCGATCGGCCTGCTGGACGGCACCGCGGCGACCGACGACGACCGCCGCGTGCTCGCGGACGCGTTCCGCTACCACGACATCGCCGCCGGCGAGCTCGACGGCGACGCCGCGATGACGCACCTGCAGCGCGCCCTCGACCTGTACGACCAGATCGGCGACGAGCTGTCCCGCTCGAAGGTTCTCAACATCCTCGGTGCGCGCGCGTACTACCGCGGTGCATGGAGCACCGCAGCGGGACTCTATGCCCAGGCGCAGGATGCCGCCGAGCGCGGCGGCGACGTGGTCGGCGCCGCGATCGAGGCCGCCAACGCCGCCGAGATCCTCATCGACCAGGGCCGCGTCGACGATGCGCTCCCGCTGCTCAAGGCGTCCCGCCGCGTGTTCGAGGGATCCGACAACCCCTACCTCGTGGCGTTCGTGACGGGCTTCCAGGGGCGCGCGCACCTGCGGGCCGGAAAGGCGGATGCCGCGGCATCCGCCTTCGAGACGGCCGCGCGGGGCTTCGATGCGCTCGACGAGTCGGATGCCGTGCTCGACGTCCGCGCGCGGCGGGTCGAGGCGCTTCTCGATGCCGGCGACGTCGAGCAGGCGCGCGCCGTCATCGCCGAGCTGGAGCCGCTGGCACCCGCCGGCGCCGCCGCCAGCCTCGTGCTCCGTGCCCGCGCGCGCCTCGCGGCGTCGGAGGGCGACGACGAGGCCGCCCGCGACCTGGCGCGCGCCGCGGTCGACGCGGCAGGATCGGTCATGTTCGAACGAGCCCTGAGCCTCGGCGAGCTCGCCCGGATGAGCGGCCCCGAGGGCGCCCTGCTCCGCGCCGAGGCGGATACGATCCTCAGCGAGCTCGGTGTCGTCGACATCCCCCGCCTCGTCGCACCCCGCGAATCCCTCGCCCCCCGTCCCGCACCCGAAGCGGAGCCGTCATGAACGCCCTGCCGACGCGACGACGATCTGCGCGCGGATCGATCGGCATCGCCGCGGTCGCCACGCTGGTGGCGGCCGGGCTGGTGAGCATCCCGGCTGCGCCGGCCGCGGCCGACATCGAACCGCTGCCCCCCGAGGCCGACGTCTACCTCGTCTCACGCACCGATCAGGGCGTCTCGGGCTCGCCGTACCTCACGCCCGACGGGCAGAAGGCGGCGTACGTCTCCACCGCCGAGGACCTCGTCGACGGCACCCAGCCCGAGACGCCGAACGTCTTCCTCTCCACCGCGCTCGAAGGGTCGAGCGATCCGTTCTCGGCGGCGCCGCAGCTGGTCAGCCGCCCCGATGTCTCGCTCCCCGACGAGCCGGCGGACAACATGAGCTACGACCCCGTGGCGAGCGCGGACGGACGCTACGTCGCGTTCGTCAGCCACGCCACGAACCTGGTCCCCGGCGGCGCCACCGCCGGCCGGGCGAGCGTCTACGTCCACGACCTGCTCGCCGGCACCACGGTCCGTCTCGACGCAGGGACGGAGCCCGACGGCGACTCGTACGACCCCGACATCTCCGATGACGGCCGCTATGTCGTCTTCACGTCGGAGGCGACCAACCTGTGGGCGGGCGACACCAACTCCGCCCCCGACGTATTCGTCGCCGATCTCGATCCGGCGGGCGACGGCTCGCGGGGCACCCCGTCCGTGCGCCGGCTGAGGGGAAGCGCGAACACCCCCGGCGGGATGTCGGAGCCCGCGATCAGCGGCAACGGCGAGTACATCGTGGTCACCGCATTCGTCGAGGACCCGGGGTCGAGTACGGCTGCCACCGACACACCTCGGCTGTTCCGCTTCCCGCGGGCCGCCGATCACCGCTACCTCACGCTCCTCGTCGGCGGTCACGACGGCGACCTCGATGCGACAGGCAAGGAGTTCGCCGGAGTCGCCGATGACTGCGGCGGAGCTCCCGCCGCCGTCGCCGGCACCCTGGACCCGTTCAATCGGGTCTACCTGACGGGACTCGGCACGACGTTCGTCAAGCGCACGGTCGGCGACGTGTGGGCGCCGGCCATCTCGTCGGACGGCTCTACCGTCGCCTACGCGACCACGCAGCCCGTCCAGCCTCTGAGCACGGATCCCGACGAACTGGCCGAGCCGGTGATCCGCGTCTCGACGATCGGCTGGCTCGACGCACGCGCCGACGACCTGGACTGCGTCGGCGAGTTCGGAAGCACCTCCGCGGTGGAGATGGGCGTCGGCGACGCTCCGAGCCTTTCAGCCAGCGGACGCACGATCGCGTTCGGCGGTCCGAGCGACATGAGCGGCGCCGACCGCTCGGTCCTGGCGATCGACACCCACACCCACGACGGGTTGTCGGTGTCGGAGACGATGGGCCAGCTGTCGGGGATCGGGTTCATCACGAGCGTCGACGTCTCCGACATCCCCGCCTCCGCGGTCGCCGACTACGGCGCCGCCCTCGCGAACGCGCCGATCTACCGACTCCCCATCTACCGGCTGCCGATCTACCGGCTTCCGATCTACCGACTGCCGATCTACCGACTCATGATCGGCGACTCGCCGATCTATCGCCTCGACGTCGCCGATTCGCCCATCTACCGGCTCCCGATCTACCGGCTCCCGATCTACCGACTGCCGATCTACCGACTCGACATCCCCGGCGGATGGACCGAGCTGCTCGCCGACACCCCGTTCGCCGGCGACCTCAGCCAGAGCGTCCTCCTGGCGGACGTGCTCCAGTGGGCGAACGATCTGCTCGCCGGCACCGGCGGCCCGGCCGCGGAGCGCGTCGCCGCCGAGCGCATCCAGTCGCTCACCCTCAGCGACGTCGGGCTCGAGGGCACGGGCATCGACTCCCTCTCTCTGGCGTCGATGGTGCTCGGCGGGGCTCGCCTCGCCGACGTCGAGATCGCCGACGTCGAGGTCGCCGGCGACGACGAGCGGACCCCGCTCGAGCGCTGGCAGGCATCGGCCGATTCGCAAGGACTCTCGGTCACGCTCGACGAGGAGACGACGCTGGCCGAGCTGGACGCCGCCGGGCTGGCGATCGACCGCACCGGCGTCGATGCGGTGATCGCGAACAGCCTCCCCGTCGGAGACACGCTGCTCGACAGCATCCCGCTGGCACCCGCCTCGGACGCAACACCCGGCCTGCAGTTCGAAGGCACCCCGCTCGGCGACCTCGACGTCGCCGAGCTGACCGCGGACGCACAGCGGGCGATCTTCGGGGAGGAGCGCACGGGCACCCTCGCGGCCAACGCCGCGGAGATCCTGCCCACGGCCACGGCCGCCGACCTCGCCGCCGGCGCTCCCGACGAGGTGACGCTCGGGACGATCCTGCTGTCGTTCCTCGAGAGCGCGGACTACCCGTGGGAGCAGATCGACCCGACGGTCATCCCCGCGAGCGCCGCGACGGAGGAGTCCGAGCCGCGCTGGTGCGACGGCTGGGATCGGTGCGGCTCGTTCGTGCAGTACCAGTTCACCTTCGACCCGGGCCCGGGCGAGCCGACGACCCTGCCCGCGCCGACCGCGTCGATCGAACTGCCGGGGGCAGCCCGCCCCCGGGCGATCAGGAGCGGCGGATCCGGCCCGTCCTTCGGCCAGTCCGACGCCGAGACCTACGTCGGCCCGGTCCTCGAAGACGGATCGATGCTGACCTTCCCCCTGCCCGACACCGCGGGGGGCACCGTCCGCGAGTTCACGGTCGACTTCACGGAGGTGCGCCGGCCCGGGTCGTGGAGTTCGCGCGGTGCGCTGACGAGCGGGGATGCCTCCGCCGAGGCGTTCCTCTCCATGCCGCTCGCCGACGACTACACGTACTACGACGCGGCGGCGAACAACCGCACGCCCGAGGGCGAATGGGTGACGTCCACAGAGGGCGGCGGCGGCGTCGTCCTGCGTCCGGGGAGCGTCTACTACGAGTGGGTCGCGCCCTACAACATCATGTTCGACGAGGACACCGGTGAGCGCGAGTTCGGTCCCGCCGACGACGAGGACTGGTTCCTCGTCGACGCCCCCGCTCCCGGAAAGCGCCTGGTGATCTCGACCAACGCCTCCGACGGTCAGATCGCGCTCGAGCTGTTCAAGCCGACCCCGACCACGACGCCCCTCGGCGTCGAGTCGCGGGGCGAGGCGCCCGGCACGGGCGTGGCGGAGCAGGACTCCCGCGACGCGTCCGCACCCGCCGAATCGGGCGCCGACGCCCCCGCCGCGACGGCCGATCACGTGCTGGTCGACCAGGCGTCCGTCGGCGGCGACGGCACCGCCACGGTCGAAGCCGCGTCCGCCTCGGTCGACGGCGACGGCCGCTGGCTCGTCCGCGTGACGAGCGGCACGGGCGAGGCGGGCAGGCAGCTGTATTCGCTGCGCGCGACCTACGAAGATGAAGCCGCCGAGCAGTCGTGCCTTCCGTTCACGCCGGCCTTCGAGCTCGATCCCACGTGGCAGCCGCCGCTCGTCGACGAGGTGACGGGCGTCACCGCGGCGACGAACACGCTCTACCTGACCGACGTCACCCGCATGCGCCAGCTCTACGGCAAGACGGCCACCGACGACGTCGAGACCGCTCTTCGCGTGGTCGACGCGTGGAGCGAGCTGAACGACATCGGCGTGGACGGCGCGCTCGTCTCGGTCGATGCCGACCCCGCCGTCCAGGCAGCTCGCGCGGTCGTCGACCAGAACCCCTGCGCGATGTCGGCGCGTCGCACGCTCGCGGCGGCGATCAACCGCTACCTCGCGTCCGTGGTCGAGTCGAGCGGTGCGGAAGTGCGCAGCATCGTCGTGCTGGGCGGCGACGACGTCATCCCGTTCGCTCCTGTGGCGCAGAACACCGCACAGTTCAACGAGAGCGGACATGCCGCGGACCTGCGGCTGGACGAGCTCGCCGACGGCTCTCCGTGCCCGGCGGTCACGGCCGGGAGCCCCGATGCGTGCGCGACGCCGCTGTCGGCGGCTGCGGCAGGCGACTACATCCTCACCGACGACCCGTACGGTCTGGCCGACGCCTACCAGTCGCTCGGCGGCTACCTCTACGTGCCGACGGTCGCCCTCGGCAGGCTGGTCGACACCCCGGAGCAGATCGTCGCCCAGCTCGACCGCTACCGCGACTCGCTGACGGGCCTGCTCGAGGCGGACACCTCGCTGACCGGCGGCTACGGCGCCTGGGCCGAGCTCCCCGAGCAGGTCGACGCCAACCTGACGTGGCGGCTCTCGGGTGAGAGCCCGCCGCTGCTGGAGCCCTGGACCGAGTCGGATGCGCTCGACCGGCTGCTGCCGCTGTCGGAGGACGCCCCCCGGATCGTGTCGCTGAACACTCATGCCGACGAGCAGAACCTCCTGCCGGGTGTCGAGGACGCCGCACAGGGAGCGCCCGAGGGCGCCGACCTCATCGCCGCGGACGAGGTCTTGACGGAGGCATCCCGGCTCGACCAGTCGCTGGTGTTCATGATCGGCTGCCACGCGGGCAACAATCTGCCGACGTCCTACTACGGCGACGTGACCGACTGGGCGGATGTCTTCGGGAACGCCGCCGGCTTCGTCGGCAACACCGGGTTCGGCCTCGCGAACAACGTCACGACCGCGCTCAGCGAGCGGCTGCTCGCCACGTTCGCCGACTGGATCGGGGTGGAGACCGACGATCGGAGCGTCTCGGCGGGCGAGGCGCTGATGTTCGCCAAGCAGTCGTACCTCGGCCAGATCGGAAGGTACTCGGGCTACGACGAGAAGGTGCTCATGCAGGCCGTGTACTACGGCGTGCCGATGTACGGCTTCGTCAGCGACCAGCCCGCGAAGAAGGCACCGCCGCTGCCCGCCGTCGCGGAGGGGCTCACGTTCGTCGATGAGGGCGACGGGCTCGCGAGCGCCTCTCTCACGCTCACGCCGACCTTCACGGCGCGCAGCGTCGACCCCGACGGCAGCGACGGCTCCGAACCGGCGCAGACCTATCTCACGGTGGGCGACGAAGCGCCCCTCACGGTGGCCGGGCAGCCCGCCCTGCCGAAGACGGTGATGCAGGTGCCGCTCTCCGACGACGAGGGCAGGAGCCCCCGGGGAGCACTGATCACAGGGCTCACCTCGGAGTTCACGTCGAACGTGCAGCCGCTCGTGGTCGACCCGCGCATCGGCGTCGAGACGAGTTCGGTGACCAAGCAGGGCGTCGCCTTCCCCTCGGCCTTCGCCGGGATCGCGTCGCAGGAGACTCCTGCCGGTCCGGTGGGGCTCCTGGTGGTGACTCCGGCCAGCGTGCAGGCAGCGGTGAACGGCGTCGGCCGCATCGAGACGTTCACCTCGATGGATGTCTCGGTGCTGTACGGCGACGACGCGTCGGGCGACGTCACTGCTCCGGTGGTCGTCAGCCGTGACACCGGATGGCCGTTCTCCGTCTCCGCCTACGATCCCGGCGGCACCCCGATCTCGCGCGTGCTGCTGCTCGTCCAGCCGTTGGCCGACGGCGCAGCCGACGGGGAGGCGCAGGAGTGGATCCCCGTCGAGCTGACCCCGTCGGGATCGGAATGGCGGGCGTCGCGACCCGCAGAGATCGACGGACCGTTCCGCTGGATCCTGCAGGTCGTGGATGCCGCGGGCAAC from Microbacterium sulfonylureivorans includes these protein-coding regions:
- a CDS encoding NUDIX domain-containing protein, giving the protein MATTSAGILLYRLGPDPVVLIAHMGGPFWAAKDAGAWSIPKGEYDEGDEPALDAARREFREELGIDPPDGPFAELGTFAYSSGKRVTVFVADGSGFALDGLAFGEFELEWPPRSGRTASFPEVDRVEWMPLPDAREKLVKGQRPALDALEAHLADAGA
- a CDS encoding PD40 domain-containing protein, giving the protein MNALPTRRRSARGSIGIAAVATLVAAGLVSIPAAPAAADIEPLPPEADVYLVSRTDQGVSGSPYLTPDGQKAAYVSTAEDLVDGTQPETPNVFLSTALEGSSDPFSAAPQLVSRPDVSLPDEPADNMSYDPVASADGRYVAFVSHATNLVPGGATAGRASVYVHDLLAGTTVRLDAGTEPDGDSYDPDISDDGRYVVFTSEATNLWAGDTNSAPDVFVADLDPAGDGSRGTPSVRRLRGSANTPGGMSEPAISGNGEYIVVTAFVEDPGSSTAATDTPRLFRFPRAADHRYLTLLVGGHDGDLDATGKEFAGVADDCGGAPAAVAGTLDPFNRVYLTGLGTTFVKRTVGDVWAPAISSDGSTVAYATTQPVQPLSTDPDELAEPVIRVSTIGWLDARADDLDCVGEFGSTSAVEMGVGDAPSLSASGRTIAFGGPSDMSGADRSVLAIDTHTHDGLSVSETMGQLSGIGFITSVDVSDIPASAVADYGAALANAPIYRLPIYRLPIYRLPIYRLPIYRLMIGDSPIYRLDVADSPIYRLPIYRLPIYRLPIYRLDIPGGWTELLADTPFAGDLSQSVLLADVLQWANDLLAGTGGPAAERVAAERIQSLTLSDVGLEGTGIDSLSLASMVLGGARLADVEIADVEVAGDDERTPLERWQASADSQGLSVTLDEETTLAELDAAGLAIDRTGVDAVIANSLPVGDTLLDSIPLAPASDATPGLQFEGTPLGDLDVAELTADAQRAIFGEERTGTLAANAAEILPTATAADLAAGAPDEVTLGTILLSFLESADYPWEQIDPTVIPASAATEESEPRWCDGWDRCGSFVQYQFTFDPGPGEPTTLPAPTASIELPGAARPRAIRSGGSGPSFGQSDAETYVGPVLEDGSMLTFPLPDTAGGTVREFTVDFTEVRRPGSWSSRGALTSGDASAEAFLSMPLADDYTYYDAAANNRTPEGEWVTSTEGGGGVVLRPGSVYYEWVAPYNIMFDEDTGEREFGPADDEDWFLVDAPAPGKRLVISTNASDGQIALELFKPTPTTTPLGVESRGEAPGTGVAEQDSRDASAPAESGADAPAATADHVLVDQASVGGDGTATVEAASASVDGDGRWLVRVTSGTGEAGRQLYSLRATYEDEAAEQSCLPFTPAFELDPTWQPPLVDEVTGVTAATNTLYLTDVTRMRQLYGKTATDDVETALRVVDAWSELNDIGVDGALVSVDADPAVQAARAVVDQNPCAMSARRTLAAAINRYLASVVESSGAEVRSIVVLGGDDVIPFAPVAQNTAQFNESGHAADLRLDELADGSPCPAVTAGSPDACATPLSAAAAGDYILTDDPYGLADAYQSLGGYLYVPTVALGRLVDTPEQIVAQLDRYRDSLTGLLEADTSLTGGYGAWAELPEQVDANLTWRLSGESPPLLEPWTESDALDRLLPLSEDAPRIVSLNTHADEQNLLPGVEDAAQGAPEGADLIAADEVLTEASRLDQSLVFMIGCHAGNNLPTSYYGDVTDWADVFGNAAGFVGNTGFGLANNVTTALSERLLATFADWIGVETDDRSVSAGEALMFAKQSYLGQIGRYSGYDEKVLMQAVYYGVPMYGFVSDQPAKKAPPLPAVAEGLTFVDEGDGLASASLTLTPTFTARSVDPDGSDGSEPAQTYLTVGDEAPLTVAGQPALPKTVMQVPLSDDEGRSPRGALITGLTSEFTSNVQPLVVDPRIGVETSSVTKQGVAFPSAFAGIASQETPAGPVGLLVVTPASVQAAVNGVGRIETFTSMDVSVLYGDDASGDVTAPVVVSRDTGWPFSVSAYDPGGTPISRVLLLVQPLADGAADGEAQEWIPVELTPSGSEWRASRPAEIDGPFRWILQVVDAAGNVTTDSDRGRLPAVDTADPTLAAGGDELVVTSGDRVVRSVVVGDVEPGDALTGQYRLLRAGGDVERFGPLTVETGADGVTRAVFDLTVDTPGEFTVELKVCRGGGPSCSEPSAFGLTVSPENTAPTATVAFLEDEATPASTLHADGIGSDPDGDVVSMAYRWYRNGVVLDGAVSWSLALTGIAAPGDVFTVEAIPNDGKTDGHSAFVEIAVGEDVPLPTIAVWATSDGVAYDEGTWATADVVVSFTCTGAGVTCPEPFTVTADTAGTLVERTITDELGREAKAGIVVTRDTTLPRLAPVVTPNPVAVGGAATAVAAATDTGSGIATQSCDAPNTATAGSKTLTCRATDVAGNSAAATASYTVIAPSPACRTGSRVALQPVNPDGSSVFPRISAIPVLFRLCDEFGRLVTAKGSVTGITQVSATALPTKGVNVNERPLLLPTVKPVYIPLVGLWAGSIGSATLKGGQQYTYRIDLADGTSFTFAFGIK
- a CDS encoding aldo/keto reductase family protein, yielding MVNYRYLGNSGLKVSEITYGNWVTHGSQVDDSAAIATVHAALDAGITTFDTADVYANTAAETVLGKALAGRRRESLEIFTKVYWPTGPRGANDTGLSRKHIMESINGSLHRLGTDYVDLYQAHRYDYETPIEETFQAFADIVRQGKALYIGVSEWTAEQLREGHALATSYGIQLISNQPQYSMLWRVIEGKVVPASEELGISQIVWSPMAQGVLSGKYLPGQPLPEGSRATDEKSGANFIKSFLRDEVLEAVQRLKPIAADAGLTMPQLAIAWVLQNKNVAAALVGASRPEQLADTVKASGVVLDADTMAAIDTALAGAVCDDAEDTYTVSPKTRVV
- a CDS encoding AAA and adenylate/guanylate cyclase domain-containing protein codes for the protein MAARVAASDLVPRLLVEHGGPAGRHLRVEGTAVLIDISGFTTLSEQLAAAGREGTEQLIATLSRIFTVLLPATDDGGDILKFAGDALFVLFRGEDHAKHAAHAAWNMNRVLAAIGDIHLPAARARLRMSVGVHTGTFELLLTGTDSVSVVLAGAATDRVLELQGAAEAGRILVSAETAALLPPKQTAAEDGVDEGFRLLRAGTVQAHSLLALNTGAATGGDRFLPKAFRQRPDLLAAEPDHRWAAIAFVQATGLPPAPGDDDLARIDALTAVVEGALADTGATLLDVDPAIGGYRYFLTAGSPTTTEDPEGRLLTAVQRIVASDTGLSVRAGVASGRVFSGFVGAMHRQTFTVMGDTTNLAARLTARALPGTVLVTRAALDRSTVVFDAEDGGEITVKGKTEQIPVAVVTAAGRRPEGVIGDIPFLGRDAELGQLIALRDAAATGFGGSITVSGGAGVGKSRLMAEAVEHSPLPVLRVNGDRFAGAAYRALQSLLRPLLGIAAEAPADAAGVALVDAVARTRPALVMWVPLLAPMVGAEVESTPAVDALDDAFRAERAHAVLGRLLEDFLPQPTCILIDDAHWVDEASAAAFAHVFSGDVPHAVLVGRREAEGGLVLPGRTIELGGLTEDAASDLVEAIAGHALLPSDVAPIVARADGNPLYLTELSAAFASGSETLGIEHLVGERIDALAEQERAVVRRSAVLGWGVPVGLFVRWVGPLELAESEGVSGFLERLEDSVRFRSPLFRDVAYEQLNFQTRRELHRAIAAALEAEPELAAGPVEPMLAMHYEAAGDLVHTWQAAGATARAAEEAFAVEDAVAAYRVAVAAAGRTRPQPPQLASLWRGLARTAVASGRAGEGLEALDRARALTGDALERGRIDQDRAYALNVLGRPADAAAALRTARRAATRAGDEGRALLASLSVTESGVRLRQAKWTDAQLLAQDAIGLLDGTAATDDDRRVLADAFRYHDIAAGELDGDAAMTHLQRALDLYDQIGDELSRSKVLNILGARAYYRGAWSTAAGLYAQAQDAAERGGDVVGAAIEAANAAEILIDQGRVDDALPLLKASRRVFEGSDNPYLVAFVTGFQGRAHLRAGKADAAASAFETAARGFDALDESDAVLDVRARRVEALLDAGDVEQARAVIAELEPLAPAGAAASLVLRARARLAASEGDDEAARDLARAAVDAAGSVMFERALSLGELARMSGPEGALLRAEADTILSELGVVDIPRLVAPRESLAPRPAPEAEPS